From Sandaracinaceae bacterium:
GACGCTCGGCATGCTCGACGACGACCAGGCGGCGCAGCTCGCCGAGGCCGGCCTGACCTCCTACAACCACAACCTCGACACCTCCGAGGCCTACTACCCCGAGATCATCTCGACCCGCAGCTACGCCGAGCGACTCCAGACCCTCTCGCGCGTCCAGAAGGCCGGCATCAGCCTCTGCTGCGGCGGCATCATCGGCATGGGCGAGAGCATCGACGATCGCTGCGACATGCTCCGCACCCTGGCCAACCTCGACCCGCAGCCCGGCAGCGTCCCGATCAACGCCCTCGTCCCGGTCGAAGGCACCCCGCTCGCCGAGCAGCAGAGGGTCGACCCGATCGAGCTCGTCCGCATGTGCGCCACCGCCCGCATCCTCATGCCGCGCTCCCTCGTGCGGCTCAGCGCCGGCCGCACCTCCCTCAGCCGGGAGGCCCAGCTCCTCGCGTTCATGGCGGGGGCCAACTCCATCTTCTACGGCGAGAAGCTGCTCACGACAGGCAACCCCGAGGTCGACGCCGACCAGCAGCTCCTCCAGGACGCGGGCCTCACCCCCCTCGCGCCCTACGCCTCGCCGGACCCCGTGGTGCAGGCGACCAAGGACCGAGGGCCCAAGCCCAAGACCCGCCTCGAGATCGTCGCCGAGCCGGCCGAGTAGGGCTCCCGGCTCGCCCCTCGGCGTCCGAGCGCGGTTGATCGAGTCCGCCTCGACGACCGCGTCCGGCCTCGCCTCCGCGACCGCCCCCGAGACGACCGGCTGGAGGGGACGCTAGGTTGACTTGTTTGCAAACAAGTCAACCTAGCGTCCCCTTATCGCGCCGCCTCCGCGGCCTCGCCTCCGCCTCCGCGTCCGCGTCCGCGACCGCGTCCGCGACCGCCTCCGCGACCGCGTCCGCCTCCGCGACCGCGTCCGCCTCCGCGTCCGCGTCCGGCTCCGCGTCCGCCTCCGCCTCCGCGTCCGCCTCCGCCTCCGCCTCCGCCTCCGCGTCCGGCTCCGCGACCGCGTTTGCCTGCGCGCGGCCGCCTCCGCCCCTACCCGGCGTCCGCTCCCGCTCCCGCTCCCGCTCCCGCTCCCGCTCCCGCTCCCGCTCCCGCTCCCGCTCCCGCTCCCGCTCCCGCTCCCGCTCCCGCTCCCGCTCCGGCGTCCGCTCCCGTTCCCGTTCCCGTTCCCGTTCCCGTTCCCGCTGCCGGCCCCGCTCCCCAGGCACGTGGTCCCTCGCGCCCTCGCCTCGCGACGATGCTCGACAGCAAGGTGAATGGCACTCGTCCTCCGCCATCGACGGTGCCGGACGCGTGCGGGCGAGTAAAGGAGGCCTACGGCCCCAGCCAACGGCAACGCTTCGGGCGCTGCGCGCCCTCGTCCTTGACTAGCCCACCCGCGCCCAGCCGCGGGCGGGGTGAGGACGAAGGGTGTCAGGTCGACATCCGGGTTGTCTCGCAGTGGATGAGTCAGATGCTCCGAATCACCGAAGAAGCGATCGTTTGGCTGCGCTCGATGAAGCCGATCTGGGAGGAGGTCGCGAAGCACGACAAGAACCTCGCTCGGCAGATGCGGGACAGCGCGGCGAGCGTGGTGGGGAACCTGGCCGAGGGCGAGAAGCGGGGCGGAGGGCACGAGCGCGAGCGGTTCGGGACGGCGTACGGCTCGGCGGGCGAGACTCGCGTGTGGCTGCTCTCGGCGGCGGCCCTCGGGTACGTGAGTGACGAGGCGGTGGAGGGGCCGGCAGACTGGGCCGACAAGGCACGCGCGACGATGTGGAAGCTGATGCATCGCGGGTGAGCGAGGCGAGGGTGGCTCCGGCTGCGGTCGGACTCACCCTCGTGTTCGCCGCGCTCCGACGAGACCAGTCCGCCTGGGCCGGCACTCCGTCCGGCACGGGAGTGTCCGGAATTTCGTGTACGTGCCGTCGGTCCTCCAACCGAAGGAGACCGTCATGACCCAGGCGAAGCGTGACAAGCCGAGTTGAGTGTTGTCGGTCGAGCAACGGCCTCGGATCCGCCACGCGGCCAGCTTTCGCGAAGCGAAAGCGCGAGCCGCGGGGGCCCCAGCGCCCCGCCGCTGGGGTCGGCGACCGAGCGCGCGGAGCGCGCCGGTTCGCGGAGCGCTGGCGCTGACGGGGACCGCGCGTGCCTAGCCGAGGGGCGAGAGAGCGCAGTCGGCGACCCGCCAGGCGGCCAGCTTTCGCGAAGCGAAAGCGTGAGCCGCAGGGGCCCCAGCGCCGCTGGGGTCGCGGCCCGAGCGAAGCGAGGGCCGGCCTAGTGCGGGAGGCTGACCGGCGAACGACGAGCGAGCGCAGTCGGCGACCGCGCCAGGGCGGCCAGCGAGCGCGAAGCGCGAGCGCGAGCCGCGGGGGCCCCAGCGCCCCGCCGCTGGGGTCGCGGCCCGAGCGAAGCGAGGGCCGGCGTAGTCCGGGAGGGGGGCCCCATGGGCGCTCTGCCCCATGGGGGGAGGGCCTGCGTTCAGGCCCTCCAGAAAAAACGCGGGCCCCATGGGCGCTCTGCCCCATGGGGGGAGGGCCTGCGTTCAGGCCCTCCAGAAAAAAGACGCGGGCCTGCGTTCAGGCCCTCCAGGAAGGAAACTCTCTTCAGCCCACGGGCGGCGGGCCGCCCTCGTACTGCACGATCGAGCTCCACGGGCCGCGGCCGGGGGCCGGCTGCCAGTTGTGCCAGATCTCGTCGTTCGGGCCGGCGTAGAAGATCTCCAGGCGGCCGTCTGCGTTCTGTCCGACCGCGAGGTCCGTCGCCTTGGCGCCGAGGCTCTCGCCGTCGCTGCCCCAGTCGCCGTTGGCCTCCATCTGCCAGAGGTTCCGGATGTGGGCGTCCTGGTCGATGTAGAACAGCTCCAGGCGGCCGCCGCGGTTCTCGGCGATGGCCACGCGCTGGGCGATGACGTTCAGGTCCTCGCGGCCGCTCCAGTCGCCGTTCGCTTCGGTCTGCCAGTCGTGCCAGACGTGGCCGTCGACGTCGGTCCAGAAGACCTCGAGGCGGCCGTCCGCGTTGCTGGCCACGACGACCTGCTTGCCCGTGCCGTCGAGCTGCTCCGCGCCGTGCCAGTCGCCGTTCGCCTCGGTCTGCCAGTCGTGCCAGAGCTGGCCCGCCGCGCCGAGGTAGAAGACCTCGAGCCGTCCATCTTCGTTGCGACCGACGGCGACGTCGATGGCCTTCTCACCGAGCTTCTCCTTGCCGCTCCAGTCGCCGTTCGGCTCGAGCTGCCAGTCGTGCCAGAGGGCGCCGTCGTCGCCGACCCAGAAGAGCTCGAGCCGGCCGTCGGCGTTGCTCGAGACGTCGAGCGCGCGGCCCTTGGCCCCGAGGCTCTCCGCGCCGTGCCAGTCGCCGCCGGGCTCGGTCTGCCAGTCGTGCTGCACGTCGCCCTCGGGCGAGAGGTAGAAGATCTCCAGGCGCCCGTCGGCGTTGACGCCCACCGCGACCTGGGTGGCCTTCACCTCGAGGCTCTCCTCGCCCTTCCAGAGCGAGTTCGGTCGGTTCTGCCAGTTGTGCCGGAGGACTCCGTCCGGCTTGATGTAGAACGCTTCCAGGCGACCGTCGTGGTTGCGGCCGATGGCGATGCGCTTCTCCGGGGGGGCGAGCTTGGTCATGAGGCTCCTCGAACGAAAAAGGCCGAAAGTCGTACGTCACTTAGGCAGCGGGGGCGCCGACTTCAAGGCTCGGCGGGGCGTGGTCTCACACCGTCCGAGTCGTCTCGCCTCACCCCCGACCGTCACGCTAGCACGGTCGGTACCGGTCGCAGAGCCCATGAAATCGTGGGTCTTTCAGGAAAAGCGAGGGGTCCGTGAGCCAAGAACGGTCACGGATCGTGGTGTCGCAGGCACATGGGGAGTGAGATGCAGGCACACGCGGAGGCGGGCGGGGATCCGATGGATCCCATCGCCGTGCTCATACGGGAGGGGCAGCACCGAGAAGCGGTAGCGGCCTGCGCCCGGGCGCACGGTGAAGCGGTGGGGAGGCTGTGCATGGCCTTGCTCGGCAGTCAGGCGGAGGCGGAGGAGATCGCCCAGGAGGTCCTGATCGCCGCGCACCGCGCGATGGGGAGCTACCGCGGGGACGGCTCCATCCGGGCGTGGCTCTGCGGCATCGCGCGGCGGAAGTGCGCGCGGAAGGTCGAGACGCGGGTGCGGCGCGAGCGGAAGCTCAAGCTCGTGCACGACGCGGAGGCCGACGCGGAGCTGCCCGACGAGACGCTCCAGAAGCGACGGCGGGCCGAGGTGGTGCGGGCCGCGCTCGAGAGGCTCAAGCCCTCCGAGCGAGACGCGGTGGTGCTCCGGTACGACGGCGGGCTCGCCTATCGCGAGATCGGGGAGGCCTGCGGGATCGACGAGGCGGCGGCGCGCAAGCGCGTCAGCCGCGCTCTCGCGCGGATGAGGACGATGCTGAAGGACCAGCTGAGCGATCAGCTGCCGAACGACGGGGCCGGACGATGAGCGAGCGAGCAGAGAAGTACGAGGCCTTCCTGGACGACCTGGCCCCGATCGTCGACGGCGACGCCGCGGTGATCGAGCGCCACGCGGACTTCCTCGTGGACGACGACGAGGCGCGCGACCTGCGCCACGAGGCCACCGCCGCGGCCGACCGGATCCGCGAGGCGGGCGCCGACTTCGTGATGCCCGTCGACTTCGAAGCGCGGGTCCTCGCCTCTCTGGATGAACAGGCCGACCTCGAGGACGACGCCGACCCTGGCCGCATCACGAATCCGGGGTTCGCGAGCCCCGACCTGCCCTCGTCGAGCGGCGTACGCAGCGCCGACGCGCCCGCCGCTGGCACGCTCGCCAAGACGGAGGCCATGCCCGCGCGCTCCGACGCGGAGTCGCCGCGCGCGAAGCCCGACGCCGCCCCGGAGACGGCCGAGAAGGGCACGAAGCGCCGCATGGGCAAGCTCCTCTTCTTTCCCGTCGCGGGCGTGATCGCCGTCGCGGCGGCGGCCGCGGTCGGGCTCCTCGTCTGGGGCGGCGACGACGCCGCGGATCCGGCGCCGCAGGTGGCCAGCGCGGGGCTCGAAGGGACGCTCGGCGTCGTCGAGCGCGCCGCGGACGACGGGCAGAGCGGCGTCTCGGTCCAGCGGCCCGGCCAGGACGGCTTCGTGGCGCTCGGCGCCGGCGAGCGCGCGCCGACCGGCTCGGTCCTGCGCACCGACGCGCGGACCCGCGCGCGCTTCTCTCTCGGCGACGGCTCGGTGGTCGTGCTCAACCACGCCACCGAGGTCGCGCTGACGGGAGAGGGCCCGCGCGCGCTGGATCTGCGGAGCGGAGAGATCGTGGCCGACGTCGCGCACCTCGCGGACGGCCCCAACCTGAACATCCAGACGCCGACCGGCGCGGTGGAGGTGCTGGGCACGGAGCTCGTGGTCAGCGCGACCGACGAGATGACGAGCGTGCGCGTCACCCGCGGCGTGGTGGCGGTGCGGGACCGGGGCGGCGCGCGCGCCGAGGTCCGCGCGGGCGAGGAGGGGATCTTGCGCCCGAGCGCGCCGCCTTCCGTGGCGCCGGTGACGGATCTGTCGAGCTCGGTCGCGTGGTCGGAGCTCGGCGCGATCGAAGCCGACGACGACGCCCGCTCCGAGAGCCTCGCGGGCATCGGCTCGCTGCGCGCGCGGCGGCCCGGTCAGCGCGGTGACCAGGAGCGCCCGCTCGCCCTCGCGAGCCACAAGGTGACGGTGCGCATCGTCGGCAACGTCGCGCGCACGGAGATCGAGGAGGTCTTCCGCAACGACGGCGACCACACGCTCGAGGGCATCTACCGCTTCCCCCTGCCGCCCGACGCGCAGATCGCGAGCCTCGCGCTCGACGTCGAGGGCCGCATGGAGGAGGGCTCCTTCGTGGAGCGCGATCGCGCGGCGCAGATCTGGAGGGGCGTGATCCGGAACGCGACGCCGGTGGCGCGGCGCGACGACAGCGAGGAGTTCATCTGGGTCCCCGGCCCCTGGCACGACCCGGCGCTCCTCGAGTGGCAGCGCGGCGGCCAGTTCGAGCTGCGCGTCTTCCCCATCCCCGCCCACGGCGAGCGGCGGGTGACCCTCGCCTACACGCAGACGGTGCAGCCGCAGGGCGCGCGCCGCCGCTACGTCTACCCCCTCGCGCACTCGAACGACGCCTCGACGCAGGTCGGCCAGTTCGAGGTCGACGTGCGGGTGGCCGGCGCCGACGGGGTCAGCCCGCGCGGCTACGCGCTCTCGACGCGCCAGGAAGACGGCGCGACGCGCCTGGCGATGGAGGAGCGCGACTTCCTCCCGAAGGGCGATCT
This genomic window contains:
- a CDS encoding sigma-70 family RNA polymerase sigma factor; protein product: MDPIAVLIREGQHREAVAACARAHGEAVGRLCMALLGSQAEAEEIAQEVLIAAHRAMGSYRGDGSIRAWLCGIARRKCARKVETRVRRERKLKLVHDAEADAELPDETLQKRRRAEVVRAALERLKPSERDAVVLRYDGGLAYREIGEACGIDEAAARKRVSRALARMRTMLKDQLSDQLPNDGAGR
- the bioB gene encoding biotin synthase BioB, translating into MSELRHDWSLEDVRAIHDLPLTDLLHRAQTVHRAHHQPDAVQLCTLLSVKTGGCPEDCDYCPQSSHHDTEVDPEKMMSVNEVLDAARAAKRTGATRFCMGAAWRDALHGPAFENVLTMVRGVRELGLEACATLGMLDDDQAAQLAEAGLTSYNHNLDTSEAYYPEIISTRSYAERLQTLSRVQKAGISLCCGGIIGMGESIDDRCDMLRTLANLDPQPGSVPINALVPVEGTPLAEQQRVDPIELVRMCATARILMPRSLVRLSAGRTSLSREAQLLAFMAGANSIFYGEKLLTTGNPEVDADQQLLQDAGLTPLAPYASPDPVVQATKDRGPKPKTRLEIVAEPAE
- a CDS encoding four helix bundle protein; this translates as MLRITEEAIVWLRSMKPIWEEVAKHDKNLARQMRDSAASVVGNLAEGEKRGGGHERERFGTAYGSAGETRVWLLSAAALGYVSDEAVEGPADWADKARATMWKLMHRG